DNA sequence from the Streptomyces sp. MST-110588 genome:
CTTCCTCCACCCCCTCCGGGGCTTGTCGGCCGGTAACAGCAAAACTCCTGCTCGCAAGCCCCTTCCCGAAGTTATCCACAGGCCCTGCCGGACGGCGGGGCCTGTCTGTACCGTCGTGGTCGGAAGAGGACATCACGCAGGGTGCAGGGCGAGGGCGAAGGGGGAGGTGGCGCGCGATGACGCGGTTGCCGTACGTGCCGGGGTTCGCGAAGGGACGCACGCCGGGTGCCAGCGCGGGACCGGGGCCGGCCACGGAGCCGGGGCCCAAGGCGGCGGGAAAGGCCCTGCGCTCCAAGGTCCCCCGCTCCGCGCACAGCGAGCTGATCATCGGGGCGGGCCGGCCGGACGCCGCCTCGGTCGTCGAGGAATCCAACGCCGGCCGGCTTGCGGAGCTGACTCCTATACGGGTGGGGCGGATGGCCGCCAGCCCCTTCGCGTTCCTTCGCGGTACGGCCGGCCTGATGGCGTACGACTTGATGTCCGGGCCCGTGACCGGCATCGGCGCGCAGATATGCGGGGACGCCCACGCCGGCAACTTCGGTCTCTACGGCGACGCCCGCGGCCGTCTGGTGATGGACCTGAACGACTTCGACGAGACGCTGTACGGACCCTGGGAGTGGGACCTCAAGCGGCTGGTGACGTCGTTGGTCCTGGCAGGACGTGAAGCGGGGGCCGGCGAGGACGCCTGCCGGGACGCCGCTCGGGACGCGGCGGGAGCGTACCGGCGCACGATGAGGCTGCTGGCGGCGATGCCGGCCGCGGACGCCTGGAACGCGATCGCCGACGAGGAACTGGTCTCGCACGCCGACGCCCGTGACCTGCTGGGCACGCTGAAACGGGTCTCGGCCAAGGCCCGGAAGAACACCAGCGCACGCTTCGCGGCGAAATCTACGGAAGACGAGCCGGGAGGCGGCAGGCGGTTCGTGGACGCGCCGCCGGTCCTGCGCCGGATACCGGACGAAGAGGCCGCGGCGGTCGCCTCTTCACTCGCCGGCTACTTGGAGACGCTCCCCGAGGACAAGCTGCCGCTGCTGGCCAGATACGCGGTGCAGGACGTGGCGTTCCGGGTGGTGGGCACGGGCAGCGTGGGGTTGCGCTCGTACGTGGTGCTGCTGCTGGACCACCGGGGGGAGCCCCTGGTCCTCCAGGTGAAGGAGGTACGTACCTCGGCGCTGGCTCCGTACGTGGAGAAGGCGGGCTTTCCGGTGCCGGCCGTGGCGCATGAGGGGCGCCGTGTGGTGCTCGGACAGCGGCAGATGCAGGTCGTCAGTGATCCCTTGCTGGGGTGGACGACGGTGCCGGACCAGCCGATACCGGGCGTCTGGGAGAGGCCCGCAAGGACGAAGGACTCAAGAAAGGGCGAGGGCAGGGGAGCAAGCGAAGCGGAAGAAACCGCGAACACCACGGAAGCCACCGGCCCAACGGGAAGGAAGGCAGAAACAGGCGCCGGAACAACCGTCCAGGCAGCATTGACGCGGATGACGAGGCACCCCGGCTCTCACGGATACCAGGACTATCAGGGTTATCAGGCTCAGGGCCGAAGCCGTGTCCATGGCCGGGAAGGCGTGCCGTTCCAGGTGCGTCAGTTCAGGAACCGCAAAGGCAGCGTGGATCCGGCGGCACTGTCCCCGGACCAGATCGACGACTACGCACGGATGACGGGCGCACTGTTGGCGCGGGCCCATGCCCACAGTGCCGATCCGCGCCTGGTGGCCGGTTACTGCGGCAAGAACGAGGAGCTGGACGAGGCGCTGGCCGCCTTCGCGGTGGCGTACGCGGACCTGACGGAATCGGACCACGAGGACCTGATCGCGGCGATAGGCAGCGGACGCATAGCCGCCGAACCCGACGTGTGAGCACACCACCCGATCGGTGCGCCGCGCCGCGATGAACCCCCGTACCCTCCGGGCCGCGAGGGCGTTACCTCCGGGGCCGGGGTGCCGGGGTGCCGGGGCCGGGGTGCCGGGGTGCCGGGGTGCCGGGGTGCCGGGGTGCCGGGGTGCCGGGGTGCCGGGGTGCCGGGGTGCCGGGGTGCCGGGGTGCCGGGGCCGGGGTGCCGGGGTGCCGGGGTGCCGGGGTGCCGGGGTGCCGGGTGCCGGGGTGCCGGGGTGCCGGGTGCCGGGGTGGTCGTGGGTGGGTGGTGGTGGGTGGTGGTGGAGGAGGGGTGGGGTGGGGGGAGGGGGGAGGCCCCCCGGAGGGGCGGGGGGGGAGGTTGAGGGGTGTGGGGGCGTTCGGTGGGCGGGAGTGTGTGGGGTTGGGGTGAGGTTGGGTGGGGGCTTGGTGTGGGCCGTAGGGTGGCCGGGTGACGAACTCGCGGGCGTGGAATGTGCAGGACGGCCAGGGTGCGGCGGAGGGCCGGCACGCACCGGACAGTCACGAGGTGTCGGTGGGTTCCGGCTTCGGTGCGTCGGATGATCGCAATGGGGCGGTGGGTTCCGGCTCTGGTGCGTCGGATGATCGCAATGGGGCGGTGGGGGACGGCGGGTCCTGGGGCCACGATGGTGCTGTTGCAGGGCTTGGGGCGGTAGAGGGGCAGGATGTTTTGGCGGGCCCCGGTTCGGTGGACGGTCACGGGGATTCGGAGGGGGCCGGCGCGGGGGCGGGTCAGGGGGAGCAGGCTGCGGCTACTGAGCGGTTGGCCCGGGCGGTGCGGGCTGCTGAGCAGGCGCTGATCGAGTTCGAGATCGCGGTGGAGACGTTCCGGGTGGAGGTGGAGAACTTTTCCCGGCTCCACCATCAGCGGCTCGGGCCCATGTACGCGCGGCTGGACGAGTTGGACGCGCAGATCGCGGAGGCGATCGCGGCCCGCAGCGGCGACCCGGAGGATCTGCGCAGGGCCCAGGAGGCGCGGGCGGCGGTGTTGCCGATGCCGGACGTGGAGGAGCTCTTCCACGGCTGGATGGGGTCGGACGGGCTGTTCCCGGAGGCCGAGGCGATGCTCACGGAGCGGCCCGTACAGCCACCGCAGAAGGTACGTCCCAGTGAGGAGGCCCGCCGGGCCTATCGCGACCTGGTGCGTAAGGCCCACCCCGACCTGGCGCGGGACGAGGCCGAGCGGGAGCGCCGGGACGCTTTCATCGTGCGGGTCAACGCGGCGTACGCGTCCGGGGACGAGGCGGCGCTGCGGGAGCTGGCGCGCGAGTGGGAAGCCGGACCGGCTCCGGCGCAGCAGCGGCTGAGCGAGAGCGAGGAGCTCTACGCGCGGCTGGAGTGGCTGGCCGAGCGCAAGGAGCTGCTGGCTGCGGTGGCCGCCGAGCTGGAGGGAAGTGCGATCGGCGCGATGATCAAGATGGCGCCGCAGGACCCGGATGTCCTGCTGGAGGAGATCGCCGAGAAGCTGCTCGCCGAGGTCGCCGAACGCGAGGCGTATCTCGCCGGCCTGGTCGGGTAGCGTCGGGTCCATGCATTTTGGTTCTCTGCCCACGGTCGGTGTCGACGCTCTCACCTCCGAGGACTTCCTCCTGGACGTCCGTGAGGACGACGAGTGGGAGGCGGGACACGCCGAGGGGGCGTTGCACATTCCGATGAGTGAATTCGTCGCCCGCTTCGGCGAGTTCACCGAACAGGCACCTGAGGACGGCAAGGTGTATGTGCTGTGCCGCGTCGGTGGCCGCTCTGCTCAGGTCACGCAGTATTTGCTCCAGCAGGGCATTGCCGCGGTGAACGTCGAGGGCGGTATGCAGGCGTGGGAGGCCGCGGGCCGCCCGGTGACGGACGGCAAGGGCGGCATCGGCACAGTCGTCTAGCGGGCGGCCGGCTTTCGTACGGGTCTTCGGTAGCTCGGGACGCGGGCGTACGGGCCGTTCGGCGCGTCGGGCCGGGCGGTCGCGCGGTCGATCCGGTCGGTTGCGTAATCGGGCCGGCCGGCCGCGTGGGCAGGTCGGCCGGCCGGGGTTTGGGCCAGTCAGTCCAGGGCGTGGGAGGCGGCGAGCAGGTCGCCCAGGGCTTCCTCATGGGCCGCTGCCGGTCCCAGGGACAGTTCCAGTTGCTTGGCCCAGGCGTGGTAGCGGTGCAGCGCGTAGTCGGTGTCGGCGCCGAAGCCGCCGTGCAGGTGCTGCGCGGTCTGTACGACGCGGCGTACTCCCTCGGAGGCCCAGATCTTGGCCACGGCCACGTCCGCGGCGCGGGGCAGCAGGCCGCCCTCCCCTCCTCTGTCGGTGTTTCCGGGTACGTCGGTGTCCGGGGCGGTGCCCAGGCGCCAGGCGGCCTGCCAGAGGGTGGCTTCCATGGCGCGCAGGTCGATGTAGCGGTCCGCGGCCTGCATGGCGACGGCTTGGAAGGTGGCTATCGGGTGGCCGAACTGCTCTCGTTTGCCGGTGTATTGGCTGGTCATGGTGAGTACGGCCTGGCCGAGGCCGAGCGCGAGGGCACAGGTCCCGGTGGCCAGGAGGTCGCGTAGCCACTCCCACGCGGCGGGGTGGGTGACCACGTGGCGGGCCGGGAGGCGTACGGAGTCGAGGTGGAGTTCGGCGCAGCGTTCGCCGCTGGTGAAGACCTGGTCCAGCAGGGTGACGCCGTCGTGGGGGCGGGGCACCAGGGCCAGTACGGAGGGGCCGTCGTCGGTGCGGGCGGGTACGAGGACGTGATTGGCGGTGGGCGCCCAGGGAACGGCGGTCTGTACGCCGTCCAGCACCCAGCCGCCCTCTTCCTGCCGGGCACTGACGGACAGTTCGGCCGGGTCGTGGCCGGTACGGCCGTTGGAGGCGGCCGTGACCACGAGTTCGCCCCGGCCGATCTGCGGCAGCACCTCGGCCTTCAGCTCGGTACCGGCGTACTTCTGGAGGGTGAGGGCCGCGGCGCTGGTCTCCAGGAGTGGTACGCGGGCCAAAACCTTGGCCGCTTCGCGCAGGACGAGACAGAGCGCGATCGGGTCGAGTCCGGCGCCGCCGTGTTCGGGAGCCGTCAGCAGGCTCAGCAGGTCGGCGGCGGCGAGCTTGCGCCACAAGGGGCGGTCGAAGTCGTCCGCGACGGCGCCAGCGGTCAGCGCCGGGCTGGGCACGCTGTCGGGGGAGACGCCTGAGAAGACGGCCTTGGCCGCCTCGGCGGCGGCCTGCTGCTCCTCGGTGAAGGTGAAGTCCACTGGTCTGTCCTCCCACGCGCCGTGCCGGGCATGACGAGGCGCCAAGGTAGAACATGTTCCAGAATTTGGGAATGGGCTCGGCGAAGGACTCAGCGGTCGAAGTCCAGTTCCACCCGCTCGGTGAGCGGATGTGACTGACACGCCAGCACATATCCCGCCTCGACCTCTTCCGCCTCCAGCGCGAAGTTGCGGTCCATGCGTATCTCGCCCGAGACCAGGAAGGCCCGGCAGGTGCCGCAGACGCCGCCCTTGCAGGCGTACGGGGCGTCCGAGCGGTGGCGCAGCACCGTCTCCAGCAGCGCCTCACCGTCCCGCACCGCCCAGTCACCCGACCGGCCGTCCAGGGTCGCGGTGACCGTGCTGCGTACGGGTGGGATCGCGGCCGTGCCGGATGCCGGCACCGAGCCCGAGTCCGAGGCCGTGCCCGAAGCCGTGGCCGCCGCGTCGGAGGAGGGCGGGGGTGAGATCGCGGTCGGCGGGGTGGCCGTGCCGGCGTTCACCGGGCCGGCGTTCACCGTGTCGGCGTCCACGTGGAATATCTCCTCGTGGACACGGTTGCGGGGCACCTGGAGGGCGCGCAGGGCACGCTCGGCGCTCTGTATGAGCCCGTAGGGCCCGCACAGGAACCAGCCGTCCACGTCACCGACGGGCAGCAGTGCGGGCAGCAGGTCCCGCAGCCGCCCCTCGTCCAGGCGCCCGGAGGGCAGCCCGGCCTGCTGTTCCTCGCGGGAGAGGGTGTGCAGGAGCTGGAACCGGTCGGGGTGGCGGTCTTTGAGGTCGGCCACCTCTTCCAGGAACATCGTGGAGGCCGCCGTACGGTCGCTGCGGATCAGGCAGAACCGGGCGTCCGGCTGCCGGTCCAGGAGCGTGGTGGCGATGGACAGGACGGGTGTGATCCCGCTGCCGCCGACGATTCCGACGAAGTGACCGGGGCGCGGGTCCAGGACGAACCGTCCGGCGGGCGCCATGACCTCGACCGTGTCGCCGACGGCCAGTTCTTTGAGCGCGTACGTGGAGAACGCGCCACCGTCGACCAGCCGGATCCCCACCCGCAGGACGGGCTCGGCGGTGGCGGGGGCGCAGATCGAGTACGTACGGCGGATCTCCTGGCCGTCCACGACGCGGCGCACCGCGATGTGCTGGCCCGGGGTGTGGCGGAAGGTCTCGCGCAGCTCGGGCGGCACGTCGAAGGTGACGGCCACCGCGTCGTCCGTGAGTGGTTCGATCGCCGCGACCTGGAGCGGGTGGAACATCACACCTCCTTGAAGTGGTCGAACGGTTCGCGGCAGGACTCGCAGCGGCGCAGGGCCTTGCAGGCGGTGGAGGAGAAGCGGCTGAGCAGGGCGGTGTCGGTCGAGCCGCAGTGCGGGCAGCGGATCGCGAGGTCGACCGGTATGGGCCCGCCGCCCCTGGTGGCGGTGCCCCGCGGGCCGGCGGCGGCCGGGGCCGGGGCGCCGTCCACGGACGGGGAACCCGCGGTGGGCAGGACCGGGCGTGGCGGGGCGATGCCGAACTCCGCCAGTTTGCGCCGTCCTTCGGCGCTGATGGCGTCCGTCGTCCATGCGGGGCTCAGTACCCTGCGGACTTCTACCTCGGGGATGCCGTGGTCGTGCAGGACGCGCTCTATGTCCGCCGACATCGCTTCCACGGCGGGGCAGCCGGTGTAGGTGGGGGTCAGCTCGACCTCGACGCGCCCGGGGGCGGTGACCCGTACGCCGCGCACCACGCCCAGTTCGGCGAGGGTGACCACCGGCAGTTCCGGGTCGGGTACGGAGCCGGCCAGCTCCAGCAGTTCCGCTTCCAGGGCGGTGGTGGTCACCATGTCGCTCCCGGGTGGCTGCGGTGCAGATGCTGCATCTCGGCGAGCATCCGGCCGAAGGGCTCGGTGTGCAGCCCTTGGCGGCCGGCGCCGGCGGTCCAGGCGCCGCGCTGCGGGCCCTGGGGCACGGTGAGGGTGGCGCGGTCCAGTACGGAGCCGATGCGCGCGGTCCATGCTTCGCGCAGCGGGGCCGGGTCTACCTGCGTGCCCTCTATGGGCGCGAAGAGTTCGCCGGTGTAGCGCCACAGGGCGTCCAGGCCGCGCTGCATGCGGGTACGGCTCTCTTCGGTGCCGTCGCCCAGGCGCAGGGTCCACTGTTCGGCGTGGTCGCGGTGGTAGGCGACCTCCTTGACCGCCTTGGCCGCCAGGGGGGCCAGCGGTCCATCGCCCTGGGCCAGTTGTTCGTACATCAGCTCCTGGTAGGTGGAGAAGTAGAGCTGGCGGGCGATGGTGTGGGCGAAGTCGCCGTTGGGCTGCTCGACGAGCTGGACGTTGCGGAAGGCGCGTTCCTCGCGAAGATAGGCCAGTTCGTCCTCGTCGCCCACGAGGGAGAGCAGTACCCGGGCCTGGCCGAGGAGGTCCAGTGCGATGTTGGCGAGCGCCACCTCTTCCTCCAGGACGGGCGCGTGTCCCGCCCACTCCCCCAGGCGGTGGGAGAGCACCAGGGCGTCATCGCCCAGGGACAGGGCCGCGACGAAGGCGGGCGTCTCGGTCTTCACAGGTGCTGCACCCCTCGGGGATGTCGTAGAAGGTCGGGTGGCGGTAGGGCTTGTCGGCGGCCGGTTCGAAGAAGGCGTCTTTTTCGTCCGGTGAGGAGGCGGAGATCTGGGCGGAGGGCACCACCCAGATCGAGACGCCTTCCGAGCGGCGGGTGTACAGGTCGCGGGCGTTGCGCAGCGCCATCTCGGCGTCCGGGGCGTGGAGGCTTCCGGCGTGGGTGTGCGACAGTCCGCGCCTGCTGCGCACGAACACCTCCCACAGCGGCCAGTCGGCGGAACTCATCGCTTGTCCTCCCCGTGCTTGGCCGCGTAGGCGGCTGCCGCTTCGCGTACCCAGGCGCCGTTCTCGTGTGCGGTACGGCGCTGGGTGATCCGTTGTCCGTTGCAGGGGCCGTTGCCCTTGAGGACGTCGCGGAATTCGTCCCAGTCGATGGGGCCGAAGTTCCAGTGCTCCCGCTCCGGGTCCCAGGCCAGGTCCGGGTCGGGGAGGGTCAGGCCCAGCGCCTCGGCCTGGGGGACGCAGATGTCCACGAAGCGCTGGCGCAGTTCGTCGTTGGAGTGCCGTTTGATCTTCCAGGCCATGGACTGCGCGGAGTGCGCCGATTCGTCGTCCGGCGGGCCGAACATCATCAGCGAGGGCCACCACCACCGGTCGACCGCGTCCTGTGCCATGGCGTGCTGGGCCGGTGTTCCCTGGCTGAGGGCCAGCAGGAGTTCATACCCCTGCCGCTGGTGGAAGGACTCCTCCTTGCACACGCGGACCATGGCGCGGGCGTACGGCCCGTAGGAGCAGCGGCACAGAGGGACTTGGTTGGTGATCGCGGCGCCGTCCACGAGCCATCCGATGGCGCCGACGTCGGCCCAGGTCAGCGTCGGGTAGTTGAAGATCGAGGAGTACTTCTGGCGGCCGGAGTGCAGCTTGTCGAGCAGCTCTTCGCGGCTGACGCCGAGCGTTTCGGCGGCGCTGTAGAGATACAGGCCGTGGCCGGCCTCGTCCTGGACCTTCGCCATCAGGATCGCCTTGCGGCGCAGGGACGGCGCCCTGGTGATCCAGTTGGCCTCCGGCTGCATCCCGATGATCTCGGAGTGGGCGTGCTGCGCGATCTGCCGCACCAGTGAGGAGCGGTAGCCCTCCGGCATCCAGTCGCGTGGCTCGATGCGCTCGTCCGCGGCCACGGCGGCTTCGAAGACGGCCGCAAGGGCCTCCTCGTCCGGCGCGATCGTCGTCATGTGCTGCCCCCTCGCTCCCGACCGACCGATCGTTCGGTTCAATGGTGGGTCGCGGGAAGGCGGAGTGTCAAGCCTGTGGATAAGTCGGGTGAGGGTGTGCCCGGTGGGAAGGCGTAGGTACGGTTCCGTGGCGGTGCAAACTCGTACGGGATCTGGGGAACGGGGCTGGAATGCAGGCAAACGGGGACGAAACGCGGCCGACGGCCGCGCTCTCGCTACCCTCACGCATGGTCATAGCGGTAGCGGCCGGCGCGGTCGCGCTCGCCGTGGCGATTCATCTCGCGATGATGTTTCTGCACGTCGCGCCGCCCAACACGCTGAGCAAGCAGCACGGGGACGCGATCGGCGACTACGTCTATCCGGAGTACGAGCAGAACTGGAAGCTGTTCGCACCCAACCCGCTCCAGCAGAACATCGCGGTCCAGGCCCGTGCCGTGGTCAGGGACCGGGACGGACGTACGCGGACGACCGGCTGGACCGACCTGACCGCCCAGGACGGCCGGGCGATCCACCACAACCCCGTCCCCAGCCACACCCAGCAGAACCAGCTCCGCCGCGCCTGGGAGTTCCTCGTCAACGCCCATGACACCCAGAACCGCCCCAACGGGCTGCGCGGAGAGCTGTCCGAGCGCTATGTACGGCGCATCGTGATGGCCCGCGCCGGCAAGGAGTGGGCGGCCGGCGGGCGCACCGAGCAGATCCAGGTGCGCTCCGAGACCACGGCCGTCGGCGCGCCCCCGTGGAGCAACGAGAAGATCAGCCGCACGCCCGTGTACCGCGTACTGCCCTGGTGGCAGGTCACCGCCGACGACCTGCCCAAGGGGGCGACGAACCAGTGACACCGAAGACGGCCACCACCGAGGAGACGCGCGTCGAGCGCCTGATCGGCCGCGGTTTCGCCCGCGTCACCGGCAGCGCGCTGGCCCCGTACCAGACCGCCGTGATCCGTATCGGCTTCGCGGCCACCTGGTTCCTCTTCCTCCTGCGGGAATGGCCCAACCGCCTCTCGCTCTACGGTCCGGACGGCCCGTGGAGCCTGGACATGGCCCGCCGGCTCCTCGCCAACAACCACGCCTTCTCGGTCCTGACCTGGTCCGACGGCCGCGGCTGGTTCGAATTCGTCTACGCCGCCGCCCTCGTCTCCAGCGCGCTGCTCATGCTCGGCTGGCGCACCCGCACCATGTCCGTACTGTTCATGATCGGTGTGCTCTCGCTGCAGAACCGCAGCGTGTTCGTCGGTGACGGCGGTGACAACGTCATCCACCTGATGTCGATCTACCTGGTCCTGACCCGCTGCGGCCAGGTGTGGTCGCTGGACGCCCGCCGCGCGAAGCGGGCCGCTCGGCGTGCGGAGGCACGGCGGGCGGGCGACCAGGAGGCGGACGAACGGCGGGCGGGCGACCAGCAGGCCGTCGCGCGGCCCGGCACCGGTCCTGACCTGCCCGGCATCATCCTGTGGTCGGTCCTCGGCCTGGCCCTGGCCGTCGCCCAGTCGCTCGGCGTGTACGGGCTCACCTGGTTCGAGCACGGCCCCTTCCCGCAGATGGGCTGGGCGCTGGCCCTATGGGGACTGTGGCTCATACATGGGGTGTGGTGGGCGGTACGGCGGTACGCGCCGGGCGAGCCGCGCACCGTACTGGACGCCCTGGCCAAACTCGCGCACAACGGTGCGCTGCTGGTGATCGTCTGCGAGGTCTGCCTGATCTACGCCACCGCCGGCTGGTACAAGATCCAGGGGTCGCGCTGGCAGGACGGCACTGCGGTCTTCTACCCGATGCACCTGAACTACTTCTCGCCCTGGCCCGAACTCTCCCAGGCACTGGGTGACAACGGCCTGCTGATCATGCTGATCAGTTACGGCACCGTGGCCGTACAGGTCGCCTTCCCCTTCACCCTCTTCAACCGCCGGCTCAAGAACGTCCTGCTCGTCGTGATGATCTGCGAGCACCTCTCGATCGCGTTCCTGCTCGGGCTGCCGTTCTTCTCGCTGGCGATGGTCGCCGCGGACGCGGTCTTCCTGCCGACCAACTTCCTGAAGTGGCTCGCCGCCCGGATCTCGGCCGTACGCGACCGGCTGCTGAACCGGGGCCGGGACCGGGGCCTGCCGGTGGACCCGGCGCCCGCCCTATCAGACCCGGCGCCCGCCCTCTCGGACGTGGCGGCCACCGCGCAAGGCAGCGGCGGCGGTGGTGGTGGCGGCCTTCCCGGCGTCCGCTCCACGCCGTACGGCCTACCGGCACAGCCCGGACAGTCCGGACAGCACGCGCCGGCCGAGCCGACGGGCTCCCCGGCCCCCACCGCCCCGCACGGACCGGCGGCCCCTCGGACCGGTGAGGCGGCGATCGGGACGGCGGTGGAAGCAGCAGTAGAAGCAGCAGTGGGAACAGTGGTGGAAACAGCGGTCGGGACGCCGGTTGAGATAGTGGAGGCATGAGTGACAGTGGCGCGTGGGATGTTCTGGTGCGGCAGTGGCGTGCGAGCGCCGAGGACCCGGCCTCGGTCCTCCTGGACGGCTTCCACGCGCTGAAGCACGCACTGCGCTTCGGCGGCGACGTACGGCATGTCGTCACCGACGACAAGGCCGCTGCGCTGGCCCTGGCGGCGGAACTGGCCGAGGACGTCCACGACGCCCTGGACGCCTCGGCCGTGCAGGTCCCCACACGGGTCATGCGCTCGCTCGTGCCCAAGCCGCACCCCACCGGCGTCGCGGCCCTGGCCGTACGTCCCGATGCCGGGGCGACCACCGCGCGGCTGCGGCGGACCCCTCGGCGCTCGCCCGTCGTCCTGCTGGAGAACCCGCGGAACCTGGGCAATATCGGTGCGGTCGTACGGCTCGCGGCGGGATTCGGGGCGACGGGCGTGGTCACCACGGGCAGCCTGGACCCCTGGCACCCGAACGCGGTACGCGGCAGCGCCGGCCTCCACTTCGCCGGCGCCGTACAGCGGCTCACCCTGGAGGAACTGCCGCCCGGCCCGGTGTACGCCCTGGACCCCGAAGGTACGGACATCCGTTCCCTGGTCCTGCCCGACGACGCCGTGCTGGCGTTCGGCTCCGAGCGGCAGGGGATCTCCCCCCAGTTGCGCGAGCGCGCGACCGCGTTGGTCGCGGTGCCGATGCAGCCACGCGTCTCCAGCTTCAACCTGGCCACGAGCGTCGCCATGGGACTGTTCCACTGGATGTCCCACAGCCCGTCGACCGGCCCGGTCGGCCAGACCGGCCTGTCCGGCCGGCCCGAGCAGGTCGGACAGCCCGAGCGGGCGGGCCGGCCCGTCCCGGACGACCTCTCCGGCCTCGGCGGCCTGACCGATCTGCCGGCCTGACCGATCTGCCGGTCTGACCAGTCAGTCGGCGTGACCGATCTGCCGGAGTGACCGGTCAGCCGTCCTCCGGACAGAAAGACCGGAAAGCACCTTCCTGACTTCCTGTCCGGAGAACGGCACTCCTCTGGACGGCCGGGCTTCTCAGGCCGGCCTGCGCACCTCCACCGTCCTGAAGCGGTTCGCCACGAACGCGCCGTCGCACAGCGCCGCGTTGGCCGCCGGATTGCCGCCCGAACCGTGGAAGTCGGAGAAGGCGGCGGTCTGGTTCACATAGACACCGCCCGTCAGGTTGAGCGAGAGCTGCGCGCACTCCTCCAGGCACGCCTCCTCGACCAGCTTCTCCACCTCCTCGGAGGTGGTGTACGCGCCGACGGTCATCGCGCCCTTCTCCCGGGTCGTTCGCCGCAGCAGGTCCACCGCGTCCGCCGCGGAATCCATGGCCACCGCGAAGGACACCGGCCCGAAGCACTCCGTCAGATACGGTGCGTCGGTGCCCGCGCCCTCCCAGAGCTTGCGCGCGCCGTCCAGCTTGACGATCACGGGCGTACGGACCGTGGCGTCGGGGAAGTCGGGGTTGGCGACCTCCCGCGAGGGCAGGGCCA
Encoded proteins:
- a CDS encoding HTTM domain-containing protein, with protein sequence MTPKTATTEETRVERLIGRGFARVTGSALAPYQTAVIRIGFAATWFLFLLREWPNRLSLYGPDGPWSLDMARRLLANNHAFSVLTWSDGRGWFEFVYAAALVSSALLMLGWRTRTMSVLFMIGVLSLQNRSVFVGDGGDNVIHLMSIYLVLTRCGQVWSLDARRAKRAARRAEARRAGDQEADERRAGDQQAVARPGTGPDLPGIILWSVLGLALAVAQSLGVYGLTWFEHGPFPQMGWALALWGLWLIHGVWWAVRRYAPGEPRTVLDALAKLAHNGALLVIVCEVCLIYATAGWYKIQGSRWQDGTAVFYPMHLNYFSPWPELSQALGDNGLLIMLISYGTVAVQVAFPFTLFNRRLKNVLLVVMICEHLSIAFLLGLPFFSLAMVAADAVFLPTNFLKWLAARISAVRDRLLNRGRDRGLPVDPAPALSDPAPALSDVAATAQGSGGGGGGGLPGVRSTPYGLPAQPGQSGQHAPAEPTGSPAPTAPHGPAAPRTGEAAIGTAVEAAVEAAVGTVVETAVGTPVEIVEA
- a CDS encoding TrmH family RNA methyltransferase: MSDSGAWDVLVRQWRASAEDPASVLLDGFHALKHALRFGGDVRHVVTDDKAAALALAAELAEDVHDALDASAVQVPTRVMRSLVPKPHPTGVAALAVRPDAGATTARLRRTPRRSPVVLLENPRNLGNIGAVVRLAAGFGATGVVTTGSLDPWHPNAVRGSAGLHFAGAVQRLTLEELPPGPVYALDPEGTDIRSLVLPDDAVLAFGSERQGISPQLRERATALVAVPMQPRVSSFNLATSVAMGLFHWMSHSPSTGPVGQTGLSGRPEQVGQPERAGRPVPDDLSGLGGLTDLPA
- a CDS encoding DUF5819 family protein, translating into MQANGDETRPTAALSLPSRMVIAVAAGAVALAVAIHLAMMFLHVAPPNTLSKQHGDAIGDYVYPEYEQNWKLFAPNPLQQNIAVQARAVVRDRDGRTRTTGWTDLTAQDGRAIHHNPVPSHTQQNQLRRAWEFLVNAHDTQNRPNGLRGELSERYVRRIVMARAGKEWAAGGRTEQIQVRSETTAVGAPPWSNEKISRTPVYRVLPWWQVTADDLPKGATNQ